One Roseomonas gilardii subsp. gilardii genomic region harbors:
- a CDS encoding adenine phosphoribosyltransferase, translating into MDLKQHIRGIPDFPKPGILFYDISTLLRNGLAFRTAIHRMGGAIQPYAPTMLAGIESRGFLLAAPLAMELGLGFVMLRKRGKLPGETVGLDYALEYGTDRIEIQADAVRPGDRVVILDDLLATGGTMSAGIQLLRKVGAEVPAAAAMVELTFLGGRDRLGVPCEVLVSYDV; encoded by the coding sequence CTGGACCTGAAGCAGCATATCCGCGGCATCCCGGATTTTCCGAAGCCAGGCATCCTGTTCTACGATATCTCCACCCTGCTGCGGAACGGCCTGGCCTTCCGCACCGCGATCCACCGGATGGGCGGGGCCATCCAGCCCTATGCGCCCACCATGCTGGCCGGCATCGAAAGCCGCGGCTTCCTGCTCGCCGCCCCGCTGGCCATGGAGCTGGGGCTGGGCTTCGTGATGCTGCGCAAGCGGGGCAAGCTGCCGGGCGAGACGGTCGGTCTCGACTACGCGCTGGAATACGGCACCGACCGGATCGAGATCCAGGCGGATGCCGTGCGGCCCGGGGACCGGGTGGTGATCCTGGACGACCTGCTCGCCACCGGTGGCACCATGTCCGCCGGCATCCAGCTCCTGCGCAAGGTCGGGGCCGAGGTTCCGGCGGCCGCGGCTATGGTCGAGCTGACCTTCCTCGGGGGGCGCGACCGGCTGGGCGTGCCCTGCGAGGTGCTCGTCAGCTACGACGTCTGA
- the flgK gene encoding flagellar hook-associated protein FlgK, with translation MSLSLALSIAQSGLALVQRQVSQTASNVSNAATEGYTRKTVGGSALVVGGLASGARSQEAQRSVDAALSASMNDAVSSQAAAKVREALLQPIEQVQGDPESGQSVADLTAQLRSAFVSLRASPGEASLQDAVVSAAGALAQRYNETSAAIQTARQTAQDNAVTDVATLNASLRQVAGLNTRIASLQAQGLSTADLQDQRDSAIARIAGVVSVKSIPQDNGTVVLVAGNGLVLPLDQNSDAFSMSSATVGLEDWYGANASGASGSLPGIMMGGMDVTGQLTGGSLGANVSMRDEVLPLQQAELDSAAAGLAARLSGQGLSLFTDAGGTVPDPGQGYVGGIMGFAATMTVSAAVSADASTVRDGTDASMPADGTASYTDGIDRVLDYAFGSRLANGSAPAAFLTTGLGPSGTQTSGLSGTGTAEDYAARLVARHTGARAAASADAESATTLLTGLQQRHDDASGVDIDTETGVMVSLQTAYAANARMLSAVQSMYDDLFAAVQ, from the coding sequence ATGAGCCTGAGTCTCGCCCTGTCGATCGCCCAGAGTGGCCTGGCGCTGGTGCAGCGGCAGGTTTCCCAGACCGCATCGAATGTCAGCAACGCCGCAACGGAGGGCTATACCCGCAAGACGGTGGGCGGCAGCGCGCTGGTGGTAGGTGGCCTCGCCTCCGGTGCGCGGAGCCAGGAGGCGCAGCGCAGCGTCGATGCCGCGCTGAGCGCCAGCATGAACGACGCCGTTTCCAGCCAGGCCGCCGCCAAGGTCCGGGAGGCCCTCCTCCAGCCGATCGAGCAGGTGCAGGGCGATCCGGAAAGCGGCCAGTCGGTCGCGGACCTGACCGCGCAACTGCGCAGCGCCTTCGTCTCCCTGCGTGCCTCGCCCGGCGAGGCCTCCTTGCAGGATGCCGTGGTGAGCGCGGCGGGCGCGCTGGCGCAGCGCTACAACGAGACCTCCGCTGCCATCCAGACCGCGCGCCAGACGGCGCAGGACAATGCGGTGACGGATGTGGCGACCCTGAACGCCAGCCTGCGCCAGGTGGCCGGACTGAACACCCGCATCGCGAGCCTTCAGGCACAGGGCCTCAGCACGGCGGATCTGCAGGACCAGCGCGACAGCGCCATCGCCCGGATCGCTGGCGTGGTCTCGGTGAAGTCGATCCCGCAGGACAACGGCACGGTGGTGCTGGTGGCCGGCAACGGGCTGGTGCTGCCGCTCGACCAGAATTCCGACGCGTTCAGCATGTCTTCCGCCACGGTCGGGCTGGAGGACTGGTACGGCGCCAATGCGAGCGGCGCGAGCGGCAGCCTGCCGGGCATCATGATGGGTGGAATGGATGTCACGGGGCAGCTCACCGGCGGCAGCCTCGGCGCCAATGTCAGCATGCGCGACGAGGTCCTGCCCTTGCAGCAGGCGGAGCTGGACAGCGCGGCGGCCGGGCTGGCGGCGCGCCTCTCCGGGCAGGGGCTGTCGCTGTTCACCGATGCGGGCGGGACCGTGCCCGATCCGGGCCAGGGCTATGTCGGCGGCATCATGGGATTCGCCGCGACCATGACGGTATCCGCCGCCGTCTCGGCGGATGCCTCCACGGTCCGCGACGGGACCGATGCGTCCATGCCCGCGGATGGGACGGCCAGCTACACGGATGGCATTGACCGCGTGCTCGACTATGCCTTCGGCAGCCGCTTGGCCAATGGGTCCGCGCCGGCGGCCTTCCTGACGACGGGCCTCGGGCCTTCGGGGACGCAGACCTCCGGCCTGAGCGGCACGGGCACGGCCGAGGACTACGCGGCACGGCTGGTGGCGCGCCACACCGGCGCGCGCGCGGCGGCGAGCGCGGATGCCGAATCCGCCACGACGCTGCTCACCGGCCTGCAACAGCGCCACGACGATGCTTCGGGCGTGGATATCGATACGGAGACCGGGGTGATGGTCAGCCTGCAAACCGCCTATGCGGCCAATGCGAGGATGCTGAGCGCCGTGCAGTCCATGTACGATGACCTCTTCGCGGCGGTGCAGTGA
- the flgE gene encoding flagellar hook protein FlgE — MSLYGSMFTAISGLSAQSSALSNVANNIANSQTTGYKRVDTSFSDYVTATNASTSSGVPITSSTVIASGSATNAVQGSIQQTGNALDLAVSGQGFFSVSSPVGDSAVGNMSFDPRSFYTRAGDFSLNQQGYLVNSQGYYLNGWSVDDSGAVNRTEIAPIRVDQGIFDPVATSGISLSANLPNDAATGTAVSSQLPVYDKLGTQHMLGVTFTKAGDNSWSMAVSNPDSTTGSTNLGSVTLNFADGKLASFSDATGNLSGNSGAAGEAASVSLGGIDFGQGAQAIQLGMGSFQRSDGMTQFTGTEYTVRDLSQNGMPPGAFSSVSINEAGDVSLNYDNGESKVIARVPVVTFSDPDKLQAVNGQAYLRTPASGDARASDPNSSGAGSLVTGALEQSNVDIASEFSKMILAQRAYSANTKIVTKTDEMLQDTLNMAR, encoded by the coding sequence ATGTCGCTCTACGGATCCATGTTCACCGCCATCAGCGGGCTGAGCGCGCAATCCAGCGCGCTGAGCAACGTCGCCAACAACATCGCGAACAGCCAGACCACCGGCTACAAGCGGGTGGATACGAGCTTCTCGGACTATGTGACGGCGACGAACGCATCGACCTCGTCGGGCGTGCCGATCACCTCCAGCACCGTGATCGCGAGCGGCAGCGCCACCAACGCCGTGCAGGGCTCGATCCAGCAGACGGGCAATGCGCTGGACCTCGCCGTCTCGGGGCAGGGCTTCTTCTCGGTCTCCTCCCCGGTCGGCGACAGCGCGGTCGGCAACATGAGCTTCGATCCGCGTTCCTTCTACACGCGGGCGGGCGATTTCAGCCTGAACCAGCAGGGCTATCTGGTGAACAGCCAGGGCTATTACCTGAATGGCTGGAGCGTGGACGACAGCGGTGCGGTGAACCGCACCGAGATCGCGCCGATCCGCGTGGATCAGGGCATCTTCGACCCGGTGGCGACCAGCGGCATCTCCCTCTCCGCGAACCTGCCCAACGATGCCGCGACAGGCACGGCGGTGAGCTCCCAGCTCCCGGTCTATGACAAGCTCGGCACGCAGCACATGCTGGGCGTCACCTTCACCAAGGCCGGCGACAACAGCTGGAGCATGGCGGTCAGCAACCCGGACAGCACGACCGGCAGCACCAACCTCGGCAGCGTCACCCTGAACTTCGCGGATGGCAAGCTCGCCAGCTTCAGCGATGCGACCGGCAACCTGTCGGGCAACAGCGGCGCGGCGGGGGAGGCGGCCAGCGTGTCACTGGGCGGCATCGATTTCGGCCAGGGCGCGCAGGCGATCCAGCTTGGCATGGGCAGTTTCCAGCGCTCGGACGGGATGACCCAGTTCACCGGCACGGAATACACGGTGCGGGATCTGTCGCAGAACGGCATGCCGCCCGGGGCCTTCTCCTCCGTCTCGATCAACGAAGCCGGTGATGTCTCGCTGAATTACGACAATGGCGAATCCAAGGTGATCGCACGCGTGCCGGTCGTGACCTTCTCCGACCCGGACAAGCTGCAGGCCGTCAACGGGCAGGCCTATCTGCGCACCCCGGCCAGCGGTGATGCCCGGGCCTCCGACCCCAACAGCAGCGGCGCCGGCAGCCTCGTCACCGGGGCGCTGGAGCAGTCCAACGTCGATATCGCCTCGGAGTTCTCGAAGATGATCCTCGCCCAAAGGGCCTACAGCGCCAACACGAAGATCGTCACCAAGACGGACGAGATGTTGCAGGACACGCTGAACATGGCCCGCTGA
- a CDS encoding TorF family putative porin — protein MRLRLRHFLAVFALATGMMVHHPASAQIELGQTGLTLTLTPTVSTDYTFRGVSQTRNRPAIQGLIDIQHTSGFYVGAFTSNVSFKGLDARQEVDMLGGYRFTSGGLALDGGFVWYNYPGYSSRTGGGLDMSFFEFAAKASYEIAPVKVLGSFYYSPDFQLDARNAYYVEGGVEVKMPLDVTLAGRYGYQWIDRNVNYGLPDFGNWSVALSRSFYGALVTVGYYDTDVKKRECGGGQKICDARAMLSISYTF, from the coding sequence ATGCGATTACGCCTGCGTCATTTTCTGGCAGTATTTGCCCTGGCCACGGGCATGATGGTGCACCATCCGGCCAGTGCCCAGATCGAGCTGGGCCAGACGGGCCTCACCCTGACCCTCACCCCGACGGTCTCGACCGACTACACCTTCCGCGGCGTCAGCCAGACCCGCAACCGGCCGGCCATCCAGGGCCTGATCGATATCCAGCACACGAGCGGCTTCTATGTCGGGGCCTTCACCTCGAACGTCTCGTTCAAGGGGCTGGATGCGCGGCAGGAGGTGGACATGCTGGGCGGCTACCGCTTCACCAGCGGCGGCCTGGCGCTGGATGGCGGCTTCGTCTGGTACAACTACCCCGGCTACAGCAGCCGCACCGGCGGCGGGCTCGACATGAGCTTCTTCGAGTTCGCCGCCAAGGCGTCCTATGAGATCGCGCCGGTGAAGGTGCTGGGCTCCTTCTACTACTCGCCGGATTTCCAGCTCGATGCCCGCAACGCCTATTACGTGGAAGGCGGTGTCGAGGTGAAGATGCCGTTGGATGTCACCCTGGCGGGCCGCTACGGCTATCAGTGGATCGACAGGAACGTGAATTACGGCCTGCCCGATTTCGGGAACTGGTCCGTCGCCCTGTCCCGCTCCTTCTACGGCGCGCTGGTCACGGTCGGGTACTACGACACGGATGTGAAGAAGCGTGAATGCGGCGGCGGGCAGAAGATCTGCGATGCCCGGGCCATGCTGAGCATCAGCTACACGTTCTGA
- a CDS encoding flagellar biosynthesis repressor FlbT: MSTLVLELRQGDLMVVNGASIRFRNRTRIELPVRARFLFGKQVMAPELANTPARRIYFALQTAYVGLEEMREAAFAEAHELVHQFQEATTSETARAMLDRAMVLAAADDWYTALKIVRRVMSHEASVLGLDMATGLPVAETGQGLGGAVAG, translated from the coding sequence ATGTCGACATTGGTCCTCGAACTCCGTCAGGGCGATCTGATGGTGGTGAACGGGGCATCCATCCGTTTCCGCAACCGCACGCGCATCGAATTGCCCGTGCGGGCGCGTTTCCTGTTCGGCAAGCAGGTGATGGCGCCGGAACTGGCGAACACGCCGGCCCGCCGCATCTATTTCGCGCTCCAGACCGCCTATGTCGGGCTGGAGGAGATGCGCGAGGCCGCCTTCGCCGAGGCACATGAGCTGGTGCACCAGTTCCAGGAGGCGACGACCTCCGAGACCGCCCGCGCGATGCTGGACCGCGCCATGGTGCTGGCCGCGGCGGATGACTGGTATACGGCGCTGAAGATCGTGAGGCGCGTCATGTCGCATGAGGCCAGCGTGCTGGGCCTGGACATGGCGACCGGCCTGCCGGTGGCGGAGACGGGCCAGGGCCTCGGCGGCGCCGTGGCCGGCTGA
- a CDS encoding DUF2842 domain-containing protein yields the protein MTLRAAFATITGLLGLALYIGVVVALGDHVLGLHWLLQALYYLVAGLAWAFPAAWLMRWAARRS from the coding sequence ATGACGCTGCGCGCGGCCTTCGCCACGATCACCGGTCTTCTCGGCCTCGCCCTCTATATCGGCGTCGTGGTGGCGCTGGGTGACCATGTCCTGGGCCTGCACTGGCTGCTGCAGGCGCTCTACTATCTGGTGGCGGGCCTGGCCTGGGCCTTTCCGGCCGCCTGGCTGATGCGCTGGGCCGCGCGCCGGTCCTAG
- a CDS encoding flagellin produces the protein MASVTNTGASGTLSRILLQSLAQRDRVNLLSQQSSSGRVASLYGDEAPQARQAISLRGEIGRRAAYTEALNQASGRADASQQALTQLSDIASEFRATVLSLNSSSATRASDVAVAARAAMQQVATLLNAQYAGEYLFSGADSANPAVTDASGIAGSGMMSGVATAVAGLDSDGAASVLSQAMQAMAADSPFSAYLQSASPNAARSVAGADGRTIAYGVPAGSLGATGWAGALMGNLAVLASLTDDQQSSANFDALVQQIANGFDSVGMEINRDASRIGLAQNAITTALSSHSEATDALKTQLSGLEEVDFEATIATLQNAQTQLEASWKVLSMLSGLSLTNFLS, from the coding sequence ATGGCATCGGTGACGAACACCGGGGCCTCCGGCACGCTGTCGCGCATCCTGCTGCAATCCCTGGCGCAGCGGGACCGCGTGAACCTGCTGTCGCAGCAGTCGAGCAGCGGCCGCGTCGCCAGCCTCTATGGCGACGAGGCCCCGCAGGCGCGGCAGGCCATCAGCCTGAGGGGGGAGATCGGCCGGCGCGCGGCCTATACCGAGGCGCTGAACCAGGCATCCGGCCGGGCCGATGCGTCGCAGCAGGCACTGACGCAGCTCAGCGACATCGCGTCGGAGTTCCGTGCCACGGTGCTGTCGCTGAACAGCAGCAGCGCGACCCGGGCCTCGGATGTCGCCGTCGCGGCCCGGGCGGCGATGCAGCAGGTGGCGACCCTGCTCAACGCCCAGTATGCCGGCGAGTACCTGTTCAGCGGCGCGGATTCCGCCAACCCCGCCGTCACGGATGCCTCGGGGATCGCCGGTTCCGGCATGATGTCCGGCGTGGCCACCGCCGTGGCCGGTTTGGACAGCGATGGCGCGGCTTCCGTGCTGTCCCAGGCCATGCAGGCGATGGCGGCGGATTCGCCCTTCTCGGCCTATCTGCAATCGGCCTCCCCCAATGCCGCGCGCAGCGTGGCGGGGGCCGATGGCCGCACCATCGCCTATGGCGTTCCCGCCGGCAGCCTGGGCGCCACGGGCTGGGCGGGAGCGCTGATGGGAAACCTCGCGGTCCTGGCCTCGCTCACGGACGATCAGCAATCCTCCGCGAATTTCGATGCCCTGGTGCAGCAGATTGCCAATGGGTTCGATTCCGTGGGGATGGAGATCAACCGCGATGCCTCCCGTATCGGCCTGGCGCAGAACGCGATCACCACGGCACTGAGCAGCCACAGCGAGGCCACGGACGCGCTGAAGACCCAGCTCTCCGGGCTGGAGGAGGTGGATTTCGAAGCCACGATCGCCACCTTGCAAAACGCGCAGACGCAGTTGGAAGCATCCTGGAAGGTGCTTTCCATGCTCTCCGGGCTGAGCCTGACCAACTTCCTGAGCTGA
- a CDS encoding flagellin codes for MASINTNSSAMAAVRALNTISKDLSSTQSRVESGLKVGQASDNSAIFSIAQKMRGDLSSMSKVSDNLSFGSAALGVAQSAATKISDQLNTLRSSVSQVGQSGIDQATLAQQAKAIMDNIDNFAASASYNGVNLLDNSGSLKVVSDTSGTILNTAGGDLRTSTGTGLGLGSLLQTTGGVVTGFTAQNGSTLSFSGDYTASDADVFSVAVTQADGSTKNYVFELNDSAVDGTLTSTTDANTELNSVNVTEGDSSTSVVSKLATAMQSAGLSASIDSSGNLVVNNGTVTATAATGTVNATNSPANSQALELVDAAITKVTSFLSKIGSAINQVDGLKDFTSSLNDSLTEGLGALVDADLTEESARLSSLQTKQQLATQSLSIANQGSQNLLSLFRG; via the coding sequence ATGGCTTCGATCAACACCAACTCCTCCGCGATGGCCGCCGTCCGGGCGCTGAACACGATCAGCAAGGACCTTTCCAGCACGCAGTCGCGGGTGGAAAGCGGCCTGAAGGTGGGGCAGGCCAGCGACAACTCGGCGATCTTCTCCATCGCCCAGAAAATGCGCGGCGACCTGAGCTCCATGAGCAAGGTGAGCGACAACCTCTCCTTCGGCTCGGCAGCGCTGGGCGTGGCGCAGAGCGCGGCCACCAAGATCAGCGACCAGCTCAACACGCTGCGTTCCAGCGTGTCGCAGGTCGGCCAGTCGGGCATCGATCAGGCGACCCTGGCCCAGCAGGCCAAGGCGATCATGGACAACATCGACAACTTCGCCGCCTCGGCCAGCTACAATGGCGTGAACCTGCTCGACAATTCGGGCAGCCTGAAGGTCGTCAGCGACACCTCCGGCACCATCCTGAACACGGCGGGCGGCGACCTGCGCACCTCCACCGGCACCGGCCTCGGCCTCGGCTCTCTGCTGCAGACGACAGGTGGTGTGGTGACCGGCTTCACGGCGCAGAACGGCAGCACGCTGTCCTTCAGCGGCGACTACACCGCGAGCGACGCCGATGTCTTCTCGGTGGCGGTGACGCAGGCGGACGGCTCGACGAAGAACTATGTGTTCGAGCTGAACGACTCCGCGGTCGATGGTACCCTGACCTCCACCACGGATGCCAATACCGAGCTGAACTCCGTCAATGTCACCGAAGGCGACTCCAGCACCTCTGTCGTGTCGAAGCTGGCCACCGCCATGCAGTCCGCCGGCCTGTCCGCCTCGATCGACAGCAGCGGCAATCTCGTGGTCAACAACGGCACGGTGACCGCGACGGCCGCCACCGGCACTGTCAACGCCACCAACTCGCCCGCCAACTCCCAGGCGCTGGAACTGGTGGATGCCGCGATCACCAAGGTGACGAGCTTCCTCTCCAAGATCGGCTCCGCGATCAACCAGGTCGATGGGCTGAAGGACTTCACCTCCTCGCTGAACGACTCCCTTACCGAGGGCCTCGGCGCGCTGGTGGATGCCGACCTGACCGAGGAAAGCGCCCGGCTGAGCAGCCTGCAGACCAAGCAGCAGTTGGCGACGCAGAGCCTGTCCATCGCCAACCAGGGCAGCCAGAACCTGCTCAGCCTCTTCCGCGGCTGA
- a CDS encoding DUF1217 domain-containing protein — MLDGIGSLSAWAVIQKNGDTLRARFEARKDMTADADRLRAAAKKFTSVDDLMKDRRSLKMVLEAYQLEDLIDQKAVVKKLLTEDPDSTKSYANRMVDQRLRAISKQFGGKDGNPLADGKLVGSIIDKAMENRFEKDAGDGNTGLREALYFQRQASSVTSLAGLMADTALTAVVKGAYALPSQFALLDYDKQKAILAKRVDLDDLRDPRQVAKLIQRYLAKEGDQSSSSESTLLSLFDSGNNATSSLISLIGQKISLLA, encoded by the coding sequence ATGCTTGACGGCATCGGCAGCCTTTCCGCCTGGGCGGTGATCCAGAAGAACGGAGATACCTTGCGCGCCCGCTTCGAGGCCCGGAAGGACATGACTGCCGATGCCGACCGCCTGCGCGCGGCGGCGAAGAAGTTCACCTCGGTCGATGACCTGATGAAGGACCGGCGCAGCCTGAAGATGGTGCTGGAAGCCTATCAGCTGGAGGATCTGATCGACCAGAAGGCGGTGGTGAAGAAGCTGCTGACCGAAGACCCGGACAGCACGAAGAGCTATGCCAACCGGATGGTCGATCAGCGCCTGCGGGCGATCAGCAAGCAGTTCGGCGGCAAGGACGGCAATCCTCTGGCCGACGGCAAGCTGGTCGGGAGCATCATCGACAAGGCCATGGAGAACCGCTTCGAGAAGGATGCGGGCGACGGCAATACCGGGCTGCGCGAGGCCCTGTACTTCCAGCGCCAGGCCTCCTCCGTCACCAGCCTCGCCGGGCTGATGGCCGATACGGCGCTGACCGCCGTGGTGAAGGGGGCCTATGCCCTGCCGTCGCAATTCGCCCTGCTGGACTATGACAAGCAGAAGGCGATCCTGGCCAAGCGCGTGGACCTCGACGACCTGCGAGACCCCAGGCAGGTCGCGAAGCTGATCCAGCGCTATCTGGCGAAGGAGGGCGACCAGTCCAGCAGCAGCGAAAGCACGCTGCTCAGCCTCTTCGACAGCGGCAACAACGCCACCTCGTCCCTGATCTCGCTGATCGGGCAGAAGATCTCGCTTCTCGCCTGA
- a CDS encoding flagellar biosynthesis regulator FlaF — translation MSIARYAAASAMVSPRDMEIAAFRHVNTLLAAGTERGVERIKALHKAHRLWSILLSDLLSEGNALPPPLKARLVSLGLWAQRESISRMHDAGSLEPLMNLNRDMIEGLQAQKPARPAPRAEAFAAESV, via the coding sequence ATGAGCATTGCCCGCTACGCCGCCGCCAGCGCCATGGTCTCCCCCCGGGACATGGAGATCGCCGCCTTCCGGCACGTGAACACCCTGCTCGCCGCCGGCACGGAACGGGGGGTCGAACGGATCAAGGCACTGCACAAGGCGCATCGCCTCTGGTCGATTCTGCTGTCGGACCTGCTGAGCGAGGGCAACGCCCTGCCGCCGCCGCTCAAGGCCCGGCTGGTCTCCCTCGGCCTCTGGGCACAGCGCGAAAGCATCTCCCGCATGCATGACGCCGGCAGCCTGGAGCCGCTGATGAACCTGAACCGCGACATGATCGAGGGTTTGCAGGCCCAGAAGCCCGCCAGACCCGCGCCGCGCGCCGAGGCTTTCGCGGCCGAGAGCGTCTGA
- a CDS encoding c-type cytochrome has product MRIAPLLLGAVLAGGGGAMALAQAGPQAGGPVAERKNDMKAMQRELEAVKAALDSGDIAAIAPRAKTVHGLLEVIPTLFPPDSASGDTKALPAVWSDRAGFETAARNALAAAGKLEQAAASGDRAATVQAFREMGAACGGCHRNFRGR; this is encoded by the coding sequence ATGCGCATCGCACCGTTGCTGCTGGGCGCGGTCCTGGCGGGAGGGGGTGGGGCCATGGCTCTTGCCCAGGCCGGCCCCCAGGCTGGAGGGCCGGTCGCCGAACGCAAGAACGACATGAAGGCGATGCAGCGGGAGCTGGAGGCCGTGAAGGCCGCGCTCGATTCCGGGGACATCGCCGCCATCGCGCCCCGGGCGAAGACCGTGCATGGCCTGCTGGAGGTGATCCCCACGCTCTTCCCGCCGGATTCGGCATCCGGCGACACGAAGGCCCTGCCGGCGGTCTGGTCCGACCGTGCCGGATTCGAGACCGCGGCGCGGAACGCCCTCGCTGCGGCCGGCAAGCTGGAGCAGGCCGCGGCCTCGGGCGACAGGGCCGCCACCGTCCAGGCTTTCCGCGAGATGGGCGCGGCTTGCGGCGGCTGCCACCGCAATTTCCGCGGCCGCTGA